Proteins found in one Mixophyes fleayi isolate aMixFle1 chromosome 8, aMixFle1.hap1, whole genome shotgun sequence genomic segment:
- the LOC142100017 gene encoding forkhead box protein D2-like, which produces MTLGTEMSDNSLLSEDTDIDVVGDMNVKDGKYSDYQSDIDSDDNISRTHREDAASPDLSSGSDSNQRGVDKNPKNTLVKPPYSYIALITMAILQSPKKRLTLSEICEFISNRFPYYREKFPAWQNSIRHNLSLNDCFVKIPREPGNPGKGNYWTLDPESADMFDNGSFLRRRKRFKRQQSTEILRDPGSFMPAFGYGPYGYNYGLQLQSYHQHHPGATFSFQPTHCPLPTQTSVFSSPTLPGFIGNELSRKSFYSQLSPTLPIIQTLKTDSQTRTSFSIDNIIGGSVQPSAPTSPYTGQPGSQPQVIAMLTPSLAPMQNHLNLAHENMLQTGQNFSSKISNLNSCHF; this is translated from the coding sequence ATGACTTTGGGAACTGAGATGTCTGATAACTCCCTGCTCTCTGAAGACACCGACATCGATGTGGTCGGTGACATGAACGTGAAGGATGGGAAGTACTCCGACTACCAGTCTGACATCGATTCGGACGACAATATCTCCAGGACGCACAGAGAGGACGCAGCCTCCCCGGACCTCTCCTCTGGTTCTGACTCCAACCAAAGAGGGGTGGACAAGAACCCCAAAAACACCCTGGTGAAGCCCCCCTACTCCTACATCGCCCTGATTACTATGGCTATACTGCAGAGCCCCAAAAAGAGACTGACTCTGAGTGAGATCTGCGAGTTTATCAGCAATCGGTTCCCTTATTACAGGGAAAAGTTCCCCGCCTGGCAGAATTCAATCAGGCACAACCTGTCTCTCAATGACTGCTTTGTCAAAATCCCCAGAGAGCCGGGAAACCCTGGCAAGGGCAACTACTGGACCCTGGACCCAGAGTCTGCAGACATGTTTGACAATGGGAGCTTCCTGCGCAGGAGGAAGAGGTTTAAGAGACAGCAGAGTACAGAGATCCTGAGGGACCCCGGTAGTTTCATGCCAGCATTTGGATATGGACCTTATGGCTACAACTATGGGCTCCAGCTGCAAAGCTATCACCAGCACCACCCAGGTGCCACCTTCTCCTTCCAACCCACGCATTGCCCTTTGCCCACACAGACGTCTGTGTTCTCCAGCCCTACTTTGCCCGGCTTCATAGGCAACGAACTATCGCGAAAGTCTTTCTATTCGCAGCTCAGTCCCACCTTGCCAATCATACAGACTCTAAAAACGGACTCACAGACAAGAACATCCTTCTCCATAGACAATATCATTGGGGGATCTGTTCAGCCATCTGCCCCAACCTCACCCTACACAGGCCAACCTGGGAGCCAGCCACAGGTCATTGCCATGTTAACCCCTTCCCTGGCTCCCATGCAAAACCATTTAAACTTGGCGCATGAAAATATGTTACAGACTGGACAGAACTTTTCCAGTAAAATCTCAAATCTTAACAGCTGTCATTTCTAA